The proteins below are encoded in one region of Pseudoduganella armeniaca:
- a CDS encoding ammonium transporter: MDVHKTGMDALFVLLGGIMVLAMHAGFAFLELGTVRKKNQVNALVKILVDFGVSTIAYFFVGYGIAYGVHFLGGTDTMVADNGYELVKFFFLLTFAAAIPAIISGGIAERAKFYPQMAATALLVGLVYPLFEGIAWNNLFGLQDALQRAFGAPFHDFAGSVVVHAVGGWAALPAVLLLGSRRGRYGKDGRIAAHPPSNIPFLALGAWILAVGWFGFNVMSAQTLDKINGLVAVNSLMALVGGTLTALVLGRNDPGFAYNGPLAGLVAICAGSDLMHPLGALVTGGIAGAIFVVMFTLAQNRWKIDDVLGVWPLHGLCGAWGGLAAGIFGSHALGGLGGVSPWSQLAGTALGIVIAGVGGLAVYGLLKATVGLRLDPEQEFDGADLSIHKISATPEREAL; encoded by the coding sequence ATGGACGTACACAAGACTGGCATGGACGCGTTGTTCGTCCTGCTTGGCGGCATCATGGTGCTGGCGATGCATGCCGGCTTTGCGTTTCTGGAACTGGGCACGGTACGCAAGAAAAACCAGGTCAACGCCCTCGTCAAGATTCTGGTCGACTTTGGCGTGTCGACGATCGCCTATTTCTTCGTTGGCTACGGCATCGCCTACGGCGTCCATTTCCTGGGCGGCACCGACACGATGGTGGCCGACAATGGCTACGAGTTGGTCAAGTTCTTCTTCCTGCTGACCTTTGCCGCCGCCATTCCCGCGATCATTTCGGGCGGCATCGCCGAACGTGCCAAGTTCTATCCGCAAATGGCGGCGACGGCCTTGCTGGTCGGCCTGGTCTACCCGCTCTTCGAGGGCATTGCCTGGAACAACCTGTTCGGCCTGCAGGACGCCTTGCAGCGCGCGTTCGGCGCGCCGTTCCACGACTTCGCCGGCTCGGTGGTCGTGCACGCAGTGGGCGGCTGGGCCGCGCTGCCCGCCGTGCTGCTGCTGGGCTCGCGGCGCGGCCGCTACGGCAAGGACGGCCGCATTGCCGCCCACCCGCCGTCGAACATCCCGTTCCTGGCGCTGGGGGCGTGGATCCTGGCGGTCGGCTGGTTCGGTTTCAACGTGATGAGCGCGCAGACCTTGGACAAGATCAACGGCCTCGTCGCCGTCAACTCGCTGATGGCGCTGGTCGGCGGCACGCTGACGGCACTGGTGCTGGGCCGCAACGACCCCGGTTTCGCCTACAACGGGCCGCTGGCCGGCCTGGTGGCGATCTGCGCCGGCTCCGACCTGATGCATCCGCTGGGCGCGCTGGTCACGGGCGGCATCGCCGGGGCCATCTTCGTCGTCATGTTCACGCTGGCGCAGAACCGCTGGAAGATCGACGACGTGCTGGGCGTCTGGCCCCTGCACGGCCTGTGCGGCGCCTGGGGTGGCCTGGCCGCCGGCATCTTCGGCAGCCATGCGCTGGGCGGACTGGGCGGCGTGTCGCCGTGGTCGCAGCTGGCCGGCACGGCGCTGGGCATCGTCATCGCGGGCGTGGGCGGGCTGGCCGTGTACGGGCTGCTGAAGGCCACCGTGGGCTTGCGTCTCGATCCGGAGCAGGAATTCGACGGCGCCGACCTGTCCATCCACAAGATCAGCGCGACGCCAGAGCGGGAAGCACTTTGA
- the ftsB gene encoding cell division protein FtsB, which yields MRLITLALAVLLLLIQYPLWLGKGGWLRVADLEQQVEAAHQKNDSLKSRNAKLDSEVRDLKDGTGAVEERARFELSMIKQNEIYVQILRKGQDMPGEGATPAPPPPPDKGKEGKPH from the coding sequence ATGCGTCTGATTACCCTCGCCCTGGCGGTACTGCTGCTGTTGATTCAATATCCATTGTGGCTGGGGAAGGGCGGGTGGCTGCGTGTGGCGGACCTGGAGCAGCAGGTCGAGGCGGCGCACCAGAAAAACGACAGCCTGAAAAGCCGCAACGCCAAGCTCGATTCCGAAGTGCGCGACCTGAAGGACGGCACCGGCGCCGTCGAGGAACGGGCTCGCTTCGAGCTGTCGATGATCAAGCAGAACGAAATCTACGTGCAGATCCTGCGCAAGGGCCAGGACATGCCGGGCGAGGGCGCCACCCCGGCACCGCCACCGCCGCCCGACAAAGGTAAGGAAGGCAAGCCGCACTGA
- the eno gene encoding phosphopyruvate hydratase, protein MSAIVDIIGREVIDSRGNPTVECDVLLESGVMGRAAVPSGASTGSREAIELRDGDPKRYFGKGVLQACENINTEISEAIMGLDANEQAFLDRTLIDLDGTENKSRLGANAMLAVSMAVAKAAAEEAGLPLYRYFGGSGSMQMPVPMMNVINGGAHADNNLDIQEFMIIPVGAPTFKEAIRYGAEVFHTLKKILHKKGLSTAVGDEGGFAPSLANHEDAIKLIIQAIEEAGYEPGTQVAIGLDCAASEFYKNGKYELEGEGLSLSAQDFTNLLSTWCDKYPIISIEDAMHEGDWEGWATLTAALGKKVQLVGDDLFVTNTKILKEGIQKGIANSILIKINQIGTLTETFAAIEMAKRAGYTAVISHRSGETEDSTIADIAVGLNALQIKTGSMSRSDRMAKYNQLLRIEEDLGDIASYPGRDAFYNLK, encoded by the coding sequence ATGAGTGCTATCGTTGATATTATCGGCCGCGAGGTGATCGACTCGCGCGGCAATCCGACCGTGGAATGCGACGTGCTGCTGGAATCGGGCGTGATGGGCCGTGCGGCCGTGCCGTCGGGCGCGTCGACCGGTTCGCGCGAAGCCATCGAGCTGCGCGACGGCGACCCGAAGCGCTACTTCGGCAAGGGCGTGCTGCAGGCCTGCGAGAACATCAACACCGAGATCTCGGAAGCGATCATGGGCCTGGACGCCAATGAGCAGGCCTTCCTGGACCGCACCCTGATCGACCTGGACGGCACCGAGAACAAGTCGCGCCTGGGCGCCAACGCAATGCTGGCCGTGTCGATGGCCGTCGCCAAGGCCGCCGCGGAAGAAGCCGGCCTGCCGCTGTACCGCTACTTCGGCGGTTCGGGCTCGATGCAGATGCCGGTGCCGATGATGAACGTCATCAACGGCGGCGCGCACGCCGACAACAACCTGGACATCCAGGAATTCATGATCATCCCGGTGGGCGCACCGACCTTCAAGGAAGCGATCCGCTACGGCGCCGAGGTGTTCCACACGCTGAAGAAGATCCTGCACAAGAAGGGCCTGAGCACGGCCGTGGGCGACGAAGGCGGCTTCGCACCGTCGCTGGCGAACCATGAAGACGCCATCAAGCTGATCATCCAGGCGATCGAGGAAGCGGGCTACGAGCCGGGCACGCAAGTGGCCATCGGCCTGGACTGCGCTGCGTCCGAGTTCTACAAGAACGGCAAGTACGAGCTGGAAGGCGAGGGCCTGTCGCTGTCCGCGCAGGACTTCACCAACCTGCTGTCGACCTGGTGCGACAAGTACCCGATCATCTCGATCGAGGACGCCATGCACGAAGGCGACTGGGAAGGCTGGGCGACCCTGACGGCCGCGCTGGGCAAGAAGGTGCAGCTGGTGGGCGACGACCTGTTCGTCACCAACACCAAGATCCTGAAGGAAGGCATCCAGAAGGGCATCGCCAACTCCATCCTGATCAAGATCAACCAGATCGGCACGCTGACGGAAACGTTCGCCGCCATCGAGATGGCCAAGCGCGCCGGCTACACGGCCGTGATCTCGCACCGCTCGGGCGAAACGGAAGACTCGACAATCGCCGACATCGCCGTCGGCCTGAACGCGCTGCAGATCAAGACGGGCTCGATGTCCCGCTCGGATCGCATGGCGAAATACAACCAGCTGCTGCGTATCGAGGAAGATCTCGGTGATATCGCCAGCTACCCAGGGCGCGATGCGTTCTATAATCTGAAGTAA
- a CDS encoding glycerate kinase type-2 family protein codes for MNTPPDIDARALLRRMLDAAIAAAQPALCIPAALPGVPQGRLLVIGAGKASAAMARAVERHWPGPLAGLVVTRYGYAVPCERIEIVEAAHPVPDQAGLDTARRMLALVQGLTEDDTVLCLISGGGSALLPLPLEGITLADKQHVNTLLLKSGATIAEMNCVRRHLSASKGGRLAAACYPARVVTLLISDVPGDDPIDIASGPTVTDPTTCADALDIVRRYGIDLPTHVLEVLASGRGESVKPGDPRLARAEAHLVATPQMALEAAAQVAREAGVTPYILGDSIEGEARDVGKVMAGIALQAATRGQPFAPPCVLLSGGETTVTVRGKGRGGRNVEFLLACALALRGAPGVYGLAADTDGVDGQEEIAGAVIAPDTLARAWAAGIQPQDSLADNDGHGFFQALRDSVVTGPTLTNVNDFRALLVLPA; via the coding sequence ATGAACACACCCCCTGACATCGATGCGCGCGCCCTGCTGCGCCGCATGCTGGACGCGGCCATCGCCGCCGCCCAGCCCGCCCTGTGCATTCCCGCCGCGCTGCCTGGCGTACCGCAAGGGCGCCTGCTCGTCATCGGCGCCGGCAAGGCCTCGGCCGCGATGGCCCGCGCCGTCGAACGGCACTGGCCCGGCCCGCTGGCGGGCCTGGTCGTGACGCGCTACGGCTACGCGGTGCCGTGCGAGCGCATCGAGATCGTCGAGGCCGCGCACCCCGTGCCGGACCAGGCGGGACTGGACACCGCGCGCCGCATGCTGGCACTGGTGCAGGGACTCACGGAAGACGACACCGTGCTGTGCCTGATCTCCGGCGGCGGCTCGGCCCTGCTGCCGCTGCCCTTGGAAGGCATCACCCTGGCCGACAAGCAGCACGTCAACACGCTGCTGCTCAAATCCGGCGCGACCATCGCCGAGATGAACTGCGTGCGCCGCCACCTGTCCGCCAGCAAGGGCGGCCGGCTGGCGGCGGCCTGTTATCCGGCGCGCGTCGTCACGCTGCTCATTTCCGACGTGCCGGGCGACGACCCGATCGACATCGCTTCCGGCCCGACCGTGACCGATCCCACCACGTGCGCCGATGCGCTGGACATCGTGCGCCGCTACGGCATCGACCTGCCGACGCACGTGCTGGAGGTGCTGGCGAGCGGCCGTGGCGAGTCCGTGAAACCGGGCGATCCGCGCCTGGCGCGCGCCGAGGCGCACCTGGTCGCCACGCCGCAGATGGCATTGGAAGCGGCAGCGCAGGTGGCGCGCGAGGCCGGCGTGACGCCTTACATCCTGGGCGACAGCATCGAAGGGGAAGCCCGCGACGTCGGCAAGGTCATGGCCGGCATCGCGTTGCAGGCGGCCACGCGCGGGCAGCCGTTCGCGCCGCCGTGCGTGCTGCTGTCCGGCGGCGAGACCACCGTGACGGTGCGCGGCAAGGGGCGCGGCGGGCGCAACGTGGAGTTCCTGCTGGCGTGCGCGCTGGCGCTGCGCGGCGCGCCCGGCGTCTACGGACTGGCGGCCGATACCGATGGCGTGGATGGGCAGGAGGAGATCGCCGGCGCCGTGATCGCGCCCGATACGCTGGCACGCGCCTGGGCCGCCGGCATCCAGCCGCAGGACAGCCTGGCCGACAACGACGGGCATGGCTTCTTCCAGGCGCTGCGCGACAGCGTGGTGACCGGCCCGACGCTGACCAACGTCAACGACTTCCGGGCGTTGCTGGTGCTGCCGGCCTAA
- the kdsA gene encoding 3-deoxy-8-phosphooctulonate synthase, which produces MKLCGFDVGLDQPFFLIAGTCVIESRQMAFDVAGAMKEMTAELGIPYIYKSSFDKANRSSGTSYRGPGMDKGLEILGDVKRELGVPVLTDVHSIEEIEAVASVVDVLQTPAFLCRQTDFITACAQSGLPVNIKKGQFLAPHDMKNVIDKARAAAKAKGLNEDNFMACERGASFGYNNLVSDMRSLAIMRETGAPVVFDATHSVQLPGGNGTSSGGMREMVPVLSRAAVAVGVAGLFMETHPTPATALSDGPNAVPLGRMKELLSTLIQLDRITKQAGFLENGFE; this is translated from the coding sequence ATGAAACTGTGTGGATTCGATGTCGGCCTGGACCAGCCGTTCTTCCTGATCGCCGGCACCTGCGTGATCGAGTCGCGCCAGATGGCGTTCGACGTCGCCGGTGCGATGAAGGAAATGACGGCCGAACTGGGCATCCCCTACATCTATAAGTCGTCGTTCGACAAGGCCAACCGCTCGTCGGGCACGTCGTACCGCGGCCCCGGCATGGACAAGGGCCTGGAAATCCTGGGCGACGTCAAGCGCGAGCTGGGCGTGCCGGTGCTGACGGACGTGCACTCGATCGAGGAGATCGAAGCGGTGGCGTCGGTCGTCGACGTGCTGCAGACGCCGGCCTTCCTGTGCCGCCAGACCGATTTCATCACGGCCTGCGCGCAGTCCGGCCTGCCGGTGAACATCAAGAAGGGCCAGTTCCTGGCACCGCACGACATGAAGAACGTCATCGACAAGGCCCGTGCCGCCGCCAAGGCGAAAGGCCTGAACGAGGACAACTTCATGGCCTGCGAACGGGGCGCCTCGTTCGGCTACAACAACCTGGTCTCGGACATGCGCTCGCTGGCGATCATGCGCGAGACCGGTGCGCCGGTGGTGTTCGACGCGACGCACTCGGTGCAGCTGCCGGGCGGGAATGGCACGTCGTCGGGCGGCATGCGCGAGATGGTGCCGGTGCTGTCGCGCGCGGCAGTGGCGGTCGGCGTGGCCGGCCTGTTCATGGAAACGCACCCGACGCCGGCCACGGCGCTGTCGGACGGTCCGAACGCCGTGCCGCTGGGCCGCATGAAGGAATTGCTGTCCACGCTGATCCAGCTCGATCGCATCACCAAGCAGGCCGGGTTCCTCGAGAACGGCTTCGAGTAA
- a CDS encoding CTP synthase: protein MTKFVFVTGGVVSSLGKGIAAASLAAILESRGLKVTMLKLDPYINVDPGTMSPMQHGEVFVTDDGAETDLDLGHYERFISTRMRKVNNFTTGQIYESVIRKERRGEYLGKTVQVIPHITNEIQDYIRRGAEGYDVALCEIGGTVGDIESLPFLEAARQLSLRAGRKNSAFVHLTLVPYIASAGELKTKPTQHSVQKLREIGISPNALLCRADRAIPEDERAKISLFSNIEERAVISVWDVDTIYKVPQMLHDQGLDAIICEALDIDPAPADLSVWSKLIYTLEHPKAEVSIGMVGKYVELTESYKSLTEALRHAGIHTESRVNIEYIDSEEIEAKGTADLAKYDAILVPGGFGKRGVEGKIKAAQFARENKVPYLGICLGMQVALIEYARHMAGLSKANSTEFEPQTEQPVVALIDEWQGQDGKVEKRDANSDLGGTMRLGAQACAVKPGTLAHEIYGSVVTERHRHRYEANNHYLSRVEEAGLVVAARTPTEDLCEIMELPREGANAHPWYMGVQYHPEFKSTPRDGHPLFTSFIRAALAHKGVSGVAANNGASAAEQGAAA, encoded by the coding sequence ATGACCAAATTTGTCTTCGTCACTGGTGGCGTTGTGTCGTCCCTTGGAAAAGGGATTGCCGCCGCCTCCCTCGCCGCGATCCTCGAATCGCGCGGCCTCAAAGTCACCATGCTCAAGCTGGACCCGTACATCAACGTGGACCCGGGTACGATGAGCCCGATGCAGCACGGTGAAGTGTTCGTCACCGACGACGGCGCCGAAACCGACCTCGATCTCGGCCACTACGAGCGCTTCATCTCGACCCGCATGCGCAAGGTGAACAACTTCACCACGGGCCAGATCTACGAATCCGTGATCCGCAAGGAACGCCGTGGCGAGTACCTGGGCAAGACCGTGCAGGTGATCCCGCACATCACCAACGAAATCCAGGATTACATCCGCCGCGGCGCGGAAGGCTACGACGTGGCGCTGTGCGAAATCGGCGGCACGGTGGGCGACATCGAATCGCTGCCGTTCCTGGAAGCGGCCCGTCAGCTGAGCCTGCGCGCCGGCCGCAAGAACTCCGCGTTCGTGCACCTGACCCTGGTGCCGTACATCGCCTCCGCCGGCGAACTGAAGACCAAGCCTACCCAGCACTCGGTACAGAAGCTGCGCGAGATCGGCATCTCGCCGAACGCGCTGCTGTGCCGCGCCGACCGCGCCATCCCGGAAGACGAGCGCGCCAAGATCTCGCTGTTCTCGAACATCGAGGAACGCGCCGTGATCTCGGTGTGGGATGTCGACACGATCTACAAGGTGCCGCAGATGCTGCACGACCAGGGCCTGGACGCGATCATCTGCGAGGCGCTGGACATCGACCCGGCCCCGGCCGACCTGTCGGTCTGGTCCAAGCTGATCTACACGCTGGAGCACCCCAAGGCGGAAGTCTCGATCGGCATGGTCGGCAAGTACGTCGAGCTGACCGAGTCGTACAAGTCGCTGACCGAAGCGCTGCGCCACGCCGGCATCCACACGGAAAGCCGCGTCAATATCGAATACATCGACTCGGAAGAAATCGAGGCGAAGGGCACGGCCGACCTGGCCAAGTACGACGCCATCCTGGTGCCGGGCGGCTTCGGCAAGCGCGGCGTGGAAGGCAAGATCAAGGCCGCCCAGTTCGCCCGCGAGAACAAGGTGCCGTACCTGGGCATCTGCCTGGGCATGCAGGTCGCCCTGATCGAATACGCGCGCCACATGGCGGGCCTGTCGAAGGCCAACTCCACCGAGTTCGAGCCGCAGACGGAGCAGCCGGTCGTCGCGCTGATCGACGAATGGCAGGGCCAGGACGGCAAGGTGGAAAAGCGCGACGCCAACTCCGACCTGGGCGGCACGATGCGCCTGGGCGCGCAGGCCTGCGCCGTCAAGCCGGGCACCTTGGCGCACGAGATCTACGGCAGCGTCGTGACCGAGCGTCACCGTCACCGCTACGAAGCCAACAACCATTACCTGTCGCGCGTCGAAGAGGCGGGCCTGGTGGTGGCGGCCCGTACGCCGACGGAAGACCTGTGCGAAATCATGGAACTGCCGCGCGAAGGCGCCAACGCCCACCCGTGGTACATGGGCGTGCAGTACCACCCTGAATTCAAGTCGACGCCGCGCGACGGCCATCCGCTGTTCACGTCGTTCATCCGCGCCGCGCTGGCGCACAAGGGCGTATCCGGCGTGGCCGCCAACAACGGCGCGTCGGCAGCCGAACAAGGAGCTGCAGCATGA
- a CDS encoding PRC-barrel domain-containing protein → MSYERDAAGNYVDQGHQGPGPRLMGADTLIGDHIHNMQNEHLGTVKEIMLDMQTGRVSYVVMASGGVLTIGEKLFAIPWEALALDTANHQLRLNIAKERIEAAPGFDKDQWPDMANEAWTNEIHSYYGTSASAAQQGLR, encoded by the coding sequence ATGAGCTATGAACGCGATGCAGCTGGCAATTACGTCGACCAGGGCCACCAGGGCCCAGGCCCGCGCCTGATGGGCGCCGACACCCTGATCGGCGACCACATCCACAATATGCAGAACGAACACCTGGGCACCGTCAAGGAAATCATGCTCGACATGCAGACGGGCCGCGTGTCGTACGTCGTGATGGCGTCCGGCGGCGTGCTGACGATCGGCGAGAAGCTGTTCGCGATTCCCTGGGAAGCGCTGGCGCTGGACACGGCCAACCACCAGCTGCGCCTGAACATCGCCAAGGAACGCATCGAGGCCGCCCCAGGCTTCGACAAGGACCAATGGCCCGACATGGCCAACGAGGCGTGGACCAACGAGATCCACAGCTATTACGGAACCAGCGCATCGGCCGCGCAACAAGGCCTGCGCTGA
- a CDS encoding GNAT family N-acetyltransferase, producing MDDFLFRPATIADAPALGALVLDLLPYLTIDPAGKGADEFVAHIDGAAQLRYLRQPNFRYRLATRQGKLAGFIALRDNSHLFHLFVGRSWHGQGLGRRLWELARAEALAAGNPGVFTVNASDHALPMYRRFGFEPTGPREAQRGIAWTPMRLGSAGSPYRPAGD from the coding sequence ATGGATGACTTTCTCTTCCGCCCCGCCACGATCGCCGACGCGCCCGCGCTGGGCGCGCTGGTGCTGGACCTGCTGCCCTACCTGACCATCGACCCGGCAGGCAAGGGTGCGGACGAGTTCGTGGCGCACATCGACGGCGCGGCCCAGCTGCGCTACCTGCGCCAGCCGAACTTCCGCTACCGCCTCGCCACGCGCCAGGGCAAGCTGGCTGGCTTCATCGCGCTGCGCGACAACAGCCATCTGTTCCACCTGTTCGTCGGCCGCTCCTGGCATGGACAGGGACTGGGACGGCGGCTGTGGGAGCTGGCGCGCGCCGAGGCGCTGGCGGCCGGCAACCCGGGCGTGTTTACCGTCAATGCTTCCGACCATGCGCTGCCGATGTACCGCCGCTTCGGCTTCGAGCCGACCGGCCCGCGCGAGGCGCAGCGGGGGATTGCCTGGACGCCGATGCGGCTGGGGTCTGCCGGGTCGCCGTACCGCCCTGCAGGGGACTGA
- a CDS encoding WG repeat-containing protein: MRHVKPQYLGRLKWNRAGYALVSRADAFDLMAVNRQGKVVVPGIYHTGDFDYPDAERGVGRFATPDGKCGYFQARGFQVVVPARYDVCQAFHDGRAIACTGCTRYCEDEDCHIDRLVGGDGVALALDGTVRERFTLPTLDTVCGTPERRLLTPRSGADLLRCAGDRNPFDDLK, translated from the coding sequence GTGCGCCACGTCAAGCCGCAATACCTGGGCCGGCTCAAATGGAACCGGGCGGGCTACGCGCTGGTATCGCGCGCCGATGCCTTCGACCTGATGGCCGTGAACCGCCAGGGCAAAGTGGTGGTGCCCGGCATCTATCACACGGGCGACTTCGACTATCCCGACGCCGAGCGCGGCGTCGGCCGCTTCGCCACGCCCGACGGCAAGTGCGGCTACTTCCAGGCCAGGGGCTTCCAGGTCGTGGTGCCAGCCCGCTACGATGTGTGCCAGGCGTTCCATGACGGTCGCGCCATTGCCTGCACCGGCTGCACGCGCTATTGCGAGGACGAGGACTGCCACATCGACCGCCTGGTCGGCGGCGACGGCGTCGCGCTGGCGCTGGACGGCACCGTGCGTGAGCGCTTTACGCTGCCCACGCTGGACACCGTCTGCGGCACTCCCGAACGGCGCCTGCTGACGCCACGCAGCGGCGCCGACCTGCTGCGCTGCGCCGGCGACCGCAATCCGTTCGACGACCTGAAATGA
- a CDS encoding GNAT family N-acetyltransferase, translating to MTGPAAVPIAIRPAALPDDLAHVRALFREYAAGLGVDLCFQDFEAELAGLPGKYALPRGRLLLAWDGDEPVGCVALRPVDATRAEMKRLYVRPAARARGLGRQLAERICAEAKEAGYRAICLDTLVTMTPAVRLYRELGFAPIEPYVFNPLEGVLFLGRAL from the coding sequence TTGACGGGCCCGGCGGCAGTACCGATCGCGATCCGTCCGGCCGCGCTGCCGGACGACCTGGCGCACGTGCGCGCGCTGTTTCGCGAATATGCCGCGGGGCTGGGTGTCGACCTGTGCTTCCAGGATTTCGAGGCGGAGCTGGCAGGGTTGCCCGGCAAGTATGCGCTGCCGCGCGGGCGCTTGCTGCTGGCGTGGGACGGCGACGAGCCCGTTGGCTGCGTCGCGCTGCGCCCGGTCGATGCCACGCGCGCCGAGATGAAGCGGCTGTACGTGCGGCCGGCGGCGCGGGCGCGGGGCCTGGGCCGGCAACTGGCCGAGCGCATCTGCGCCGAGGCGAAGGAAGCCGGCTACCGCGCCATCTGCCTGGACACGCTGGTGACGATGACGCCGGCCGTGCGGCTGTACCGTGAGCTGGGGTTCGCGCCGATCGAGCCGTATGTCTTCAATCCGCTGGAAGGCGTGCTGTTTCTCGGCCGCGCGCTGTAG